The following coding sequences lie in one Benincasa hispida cultivar B227 chromosome 6, ASM972705v1, whole genome shotgun sequence genomic window:
- the LOC120079488 gene encoding uncharacterized protein LOC120079488, which produces MKSAETTKPITTKEKKEGRKEEQDMEETEKKKSKKNNKKQKHQHPNDQNTKSASDFSFKPSSDVKGLRFGGQFIVKSFTIRRARPLELLQLLSFPATTRNSGHKPPFPSATAFIPTNFTILAHHAWHTLTLGLGTKKSKVLLFVFENETMKTAIDRVWPTEIPLGEVNKKMIRGLSGCEMARFKFRKGCITFYVYAVRREGCFGFSCTDDLRTILESVVALKDFLDHTAMLAMPNQRTISFAVPPVAMAY; this is translated from the coding sequence atgaaatcAGCAGAAACAACAAAACCCATCACcacgaaggagaagaaagaagggCGCAAAGAAGAACAAGACATGGAAGAaacagagaaaaagaagagcaagAAGAACAACAAGAAGCAAAAACATCAACACCCAAATGATCAAAACACAAAATCAGCCTCTGATTTCTCTTTCAAGCCAAGCTCTGATGTAAAGGGTCTTAGATTTGGTGGCCAATTCATTGTTAAATCCTTTACAATCCGGCGAGCTAGGCCTCTAGAGCTCCTCCAGCTCCTCTCTTTTCCGGCTACCACCAGAAATTCCGGCCACAAACCGCCGTTCCCATCAGCCACAGCTTTCATTCCTACAAACTTCACAATCCTTGCTCACCATGCTTGGCACACCCTCACTCTAGGACTTGGCACTAAGAAATCCAAAGTTCTTCTCTTTGTGTTTGAAAATGAGACCATGAAAACAGCCATAGATCGTGTTTGGCCAACAGAAATCCCTTTAGGCGAAGTGAACAAGAAGATGATTAGAGGGCTAAGTGGATGTGAGATGGCTCGGTTCAAATTCAGAAAAGGGTGCATAACTTTTTATGTTTATGCAGTTAGAAGGGAAGGGTGTTTTGGGTTTTCTTGTACTGATGATTTGAGAACTATTTTGGAATCTGTTGTTGCTCTTAAAGATTTCTTGGATCACACTGCTATGCTCGCTATGCCTAATCAGAGAACCATCAGCTTTGCTGTACCTCCTGTTGCAATGGCTTATTAG